GCGAAGCCCGACGGGCATCCGCTGTACGGCGCGTGCGCCGCCcgcgcggccgcctccgcggccTCCCTCAGGCGCGCCTCCAGGCCGCCAGCGGCGAAGCCATTGGCGACGACGGCTTCGACGGGATCGCCGATCGGGTTGTCGTGCGGCTCGAGGACGAGGGGGGCGTCCTTGGGGAGCAGGTCATGGGGGCCGAAGGGACGAAGCAGGAGCGACGCCACCGTGCGCCACTCTGGCTCGCAGCCGTCGACGGCATCGGAGGTCACCAGGATCAGGatcccggcggcgccgcggatCTCCTGGAGGAACTGCCGGCAGTGGCCGCAGGGCATGTGGGAGACGGCGATGGAGCGGAGCGCGgtctccccggcggcggcggcgttggcgaTCAGGAATTGCTCGGCGTGGACGGACTGGGACAGAGGGAGGCCCCGGAACTCGAGGTTCACCCCGGCGTAGACGCGGCCGCTCTCGCCCAGCCCCACGGCGCCCACGGGGAACCGCGAGATCGGGGGCCGAGCGCGCCGCATCGCCGACGGGATCAgcaggggaaggaggtcctcCACCGTGTCcaccccggccgccgccgccgcgcgctccgcTTCCTCCGCGCTCATCACGAACCCTGGCATCTCGACTGCCTCGGGCTTGGGCGtcatcttctcctcccccATTGCTCAGATCTAGCCCTAAACTACGTTATCAGTGTATATATGATTTCTACCTCTTTGTAATCTTATTTTCGTTGAGTGCTAAGATGTGTTCCTCAAAgtgtggaggagaggagagcggGGGAGGGGGAGAACTTGGTGGTGCTGGTGTGTGGGTATTTATAATGGACACTGCGAATTGCTCCgtttcttttctcttccttttcctaGTCTAAGCTTTGTAAACGAAAACGATGGGCACCGATAATTATCTGCCCGCTGTAGCATTTGACGTGTCATGGTGCAATCTGACCACTTTGCCACGCTGGACACTGGAATGATATCATTGCCAAGAGATGCTTGGAGCTGCAGATCTGAGACGAACCATGCCTCAGATGGTTTAAATCCATGTAGCCAGCTCATGCTCGATCTTATAACCCATCCATTTGAGAGAGATGGAATCTAAAATGAAATTTGCAGCGTACATGTAGTACTGTGCAAACGAACTGGGTTTCAAAACTTTGGTCAATCTTGACAGATGATATTTAGTCGGGCGATCCAAACGATCCCCCAACTTGATACTATAGCCTGTACCCTACGAGAAATGCAAGGCGCTGCGCAGAAGTTTCTTAAGAGGGTCGCTTTCGTGGCACCTCCCTTTTGTGAATGCGCAGCTCTCGGAAGTACGAGTGGCGATGAAGAGGTGACGGCGCCCGTATTATAATTGATAGGGTCGTCCTTCCTTACAGAATTGTTATATTTCGGGATCATGCATATGGTTGCTGCCTGCCTCCCTCGTATGCTTCACGTTCGCGAGTAGTAGAAAATTGTTGCCGTTCAGACTTCAGGCTCCATGCAGGTCTGATCGTGACAAATCGGATGATTATCACGGTGCGAAAACGACGCCGCGCGAGGGACGAGGAAATCATTGCACGCCTTTCACGCCTGGCAAATTCAAGAAAGGAGTTGTGGTTGGAGAGTTATTATTGGTTATCATTCACCACGATTTCGACTAATGGCCGAGTCGATGAGTGCAACGTCGGTGCAGTTAGTAGGTCAGAGTTAGGACACGGTGTTGATGGGGGTGCTACATGTGCAATGTGTTTGCACTTTGGAGCAAAGGCGAGGAGCCTCGACAGCCGGACAGGGACGCCTCGCTCCCGAGCACGCACAGAGCAAGCCAGTGAGGCGTGCATCGGACTCGCACCACTGAACACCGATGGGTTAAAAAGGCGCGGGCAGAGCAAAAGCAAAGCACTCGTCAAAGAGGTGAATTTGGTGGTACTGTCTGATTTGCGAGATTGCTTTGCTCGGTGCGCAAAGGGAGGCAGTTCGATCAGTCCCCGCCGAACAGACCGAATTAGCTACGGAGTACAAAAAGATAGCCGCTGAATCAAAACAGAATTAGAAAACACATGAGTCAATCAGATTATCGATCAGACCACAAATGCCAAAGGCATGTGATCCTTAGATGTAGATCGCTTATCAGAATAGAGCAACTTGGCTATCTTGTACTGAAGCCTGAAGGCGAACGGAACCGGCTCCGATCCTGTGGCTCCACGATTCCTCCTCTGCTTTTGCATGATATTTTTGGCTGCTGCGAACATGGACTCCTGAATTACCGTGAGCCAGGAACAAGTGCTAAAGCCTAATGATCATGTCATGTATGCATCTCGTCGATCGATGTGAAATTGTGAATAGAGACCACGGTCGCACGAAGATTCCTGCTTATCTGCATCGCGAAGACCCTTCTCTGGATAAGTTCTGAACTTCTTATTCTCCATCCTAAACTTGATTCCAACTACCACTCTCTCTTTTCCACATTAAATTCTCGAAATTACTGCATTCAGAAAGGATAAGGTTCGCCGTTCAAGCACCACGCcgcgtccgtccgtccgtccgccCTTTGGCGTCTCGGCCTCCATTTGCGGTGTGCGGTGCTGCTAGCTTCTGATGAAGTGGATACGTGCCCATATGTCACAAGGAAGCGCGCATATGTAAGCAGCAGTGCACGTCACGGAGACTTGAAGAGGCTATCTAAACTCGGGGTCAGGTCAAGCACCCGCACACGGCACACTTGCCCATCGACGTGACCGGCGCACGTGTATGTCATCCACCGGGGAATTTGTCGTCCGGATAGACCGTGATACGACTTCTTTTGCTGGGTCTCTTAAGCCGTTCTTACCTTAGAATCTGGGTCGATTCTGACGCTAGGGATGCTGGTTCGAGTGATTTACAGGGAGGCAGGCTGGCAGCTACCGTTTGTTGTGTTTCGTTTTGTGCATCCAGTTCAGTGATAGTCAAGCAGCCGTGCGACTGCCAGTCGAGGCACGTCCTTGTTCGCGTCACTCGCTGCCCAAAGCAATAAAAATATCGAAGGGTGCCAGTGATTCAGTGAGTAGCTAGTGCGTGCTAGGATTGTGAAAGAATCTGGAGTAAACTTTGTTTACAGGCACGTCACTCAACTAATCGATTCAACGAAACCAGTGCACTCTAGACAGGTCCAGAGATAATCACATTTCTTGCCCTGCTCTAATTCCCTTTGTTTACGCTTTTACAATGTAAAAACAGCTGGGCAACGGTGGTTAGTTCAACGGTGCCATGGAAGTGGTAAGTAAAGTATGATTCGCAATTGTCGCAGTAGCAAGACATGTATAGTATTTTGAATTCTCCCCAATTCGCTTATGCTCCTAAAATGATGCTACGACATTACTTCATCTTGCAACTTGAAGCAGTGATATGTCCTCTCTATGCACTTGAGAGAATCATCAGCTGCCCAACCGCAACAATTAGCTGATCTTCAGTACTGGAGTAGTACTTCCTACGGTGCTAGTACACTAAACATTCTGAATCAGGTTCCGGTACCAACAACACCGACAAGCTACGGCGTACGGAAATGTAACAGAGGCACGCAAAGGATCGAACGCTGGAGCACTTCCCCTGAGCCTCACGGCCCGGGGACACAAAACATTTCCCGCTCCATTTTAAAATCCTCGCCTTTTTCACGCCTTAACTTCCATACCAACACATAGAACAGAACCCGAAACAAGAGCAATATGCCACGACGCCCGGTCCGGGGAACCATCTGCTTTCTCGCCATCTCGTTGCTCCTGTGCACAGACGCCGGCCGGCCCTCCTACGCGCTCCAGCTGCttggcgacgacgaggacgccgacggcggcgacggctcgacgtccttctccttctcctcccctcaGACGACGCCTGGCGGTCTGGCGTTCGGGTTCTACGACGGGACGTGCCCCGGCGCCGAGGAGACCGTGGCGTCCACCGTGCGGGAGCTCTACGCCGCGGACTCcaacgtcgccgccgcgctcgtccgcctcttcttccacgactgcttcgtCCACGTACGTATACGAACGCCGACACCCGTATGCTCCATCAAGATGTCTTTTGCCTGCGCAAACGCGCGCTAGCTCACGTACGCACACGCCAAGACGCCGTGCTCTGTTTTCTTTCTCTGCCTCGGGCGCGCATTGCAGGGCTGCGACGCCTCGGTGCTCCTGGGCCGCGCCAATGGcgccaccaagtcggaga
The Brachypodium distachyon strain Bd21 chromosome 2, Brachypodium_distachyon_v3.0, whole genome shotgun sequence genome window above contains:
- the LOC100846103 gene encoding cytidine deaminase 1 is translated as MGEEKMTPKPEAVEMPGFVMSAEEAERAAAAAGVDTVEDLLPLLIPSAMRRARPPISRFPVGAVGLGESGRVYAGVNLEFRGLPLSQSVHAEQFLIANAAAAGETALRSIAVSHMPCGHCRQFLQEIRGAAGILILVTSDAVDGCEPEWRTVASLLLRPFGPHDLLPKDAPLVLEPHDNPIGDPVEAVVANGFAAGGLEARLREAAEAAARAAHAPYSGCPSGFAVADGEGRVHAGGCLESAAYNPTLGPVQTAIIAMVAAGGGPAGDVVAAALVEKDGAVVAQEAMARIFLAAVAPQASLHVYKYRSSDV